A genomic region of Oncorhynchus gorbuscha isolate QuinsamMale2020 ecotype Even-year unplaced genomic scaffold, OgorEven_v1.0 Un_scaffold_1463, whole genome shotgun sequence contains the following coding sequences:
- the LOC124017082 gene encoding E3 ubiquitin-protein ligase RBBP6-like, with protein MSCVHYKFSSKLDYNTVTFDGLHITLAELKRQIMGRERLKATDCDLQITNAQTREEYTDEEVHIPKHSSVIVRRTPIGGVKPAGRTFIVDRSDMAAGSSRPVCNKALSFSLLSLIGQELTLSCHGD; from the exons ATGTCGTGTGTTCATTATAAATTCTCGTCCAAACTGGACTACAACACCGTGACCTTTGACGGGCTGCACATCACCCTGGCCGAGCTGAAACGGCAGATTATGGGCAGAGAGCGCCTCAAAGCCACCGACTGCGACCTGCAGATCACCAACGCACAGACCCGTGAAG AGTACACTGATGAAGAGGTTCACATCCCCAAACACTCATCAGTGATCGTCAGACGCACCCCCATCGGAGGGGTCAAACCAGCGGGCAGAACGTTCATTGT tgACCGTTCTGACATGGCTGCTGGATCCTCCAGACCCGTATGTAACAAAGCCCTCTCATTTTCCTTACTATCTCTGATTGGTCAAGAGTTAACTCTGAGTTGTCATGGTGATTAA